The window CTCTCATACTGGGCACTGGAAGGTTAACAAGGACCCTCatggggtgtactcacttttgtgagataaGGTAACAGAAGAAAAATCTCGTTATGGGTAAAGGCTAATCCGGCTTGATGTCGTTGTCCATTTGTTTGAGTTTTTGGCAGAGAAGTTTTTGTGCAGAAACGAGAAGGAAAACAGGTGGCTTTGTCGCTTGCATTATTCGCATCGAGTCCCCAGATGGCTGAAACCGATCGCTTGAAATGCGCCCCAATGACACAGATTGGACTCAAATGAAACGACAATGATacaaaagtactgtactgtactgtaagtacatgtcaaaaaagaaatcaatcgTTGGCTTTTTCTCTCCTTATAAAAtcgtacagtatgtgctcagTTACGGAAGAGAGGCGAAGCAAGATTCGATTTTGGGATTGATTCAATATTCTTTCAGTCATTCTAAGTTCACCTGCTCCCCGTTTGCTTGAAATGAGGCCAGAAtcgtcttgtttgtttgtgtactcAATTGTgctgtaaaaaatgttttccaaagttATGAGAAGATTTATTGTCCGGcgatgagacagtcacctcacTCCATCCCGGAAGAGGTCTCGTTTTTCACTGCATTTTTGTCCCCCCCGGTCAAGCGGTCAAAGCGCTTCGAGACCTAacagaaaaagtgttttgtcgccatcttgtggcatctatcggCAATTAcaaccctttttttgtttgttttttttgtctgggcGTGCGCTCAGTtcgtcacgtgaccgacgcactGACCGTGATGCCCTTGAATGTGGGAAAGGGAGAAATAAGGAAGCACAAAGCGCACACGTAAACAAAAGCTGTTGTCGGCCACAGCTAGCGCTCACAGAAAGACGCCGGCGCCGCACGCCGCgacccgcctcttaaaggcacacagcCACAAAGACACTGCAACACGtaaagtattttctatacattttctGCTTGCATTTTGTGTGCGTGGGTCTTCGAAAACATTCATGATGTGTTTTAAAACGTGTTTCCATAAGCTTAAATGGGTGCAACTATTAATTATATACTATATAATTATTGATATATTATATAATTCTatactactttttaaaattttgaaatatATGGTCTCAATCTTGGCTTATTGCGGGTCGGCCTTGAACGCATCTCCAGCAATAAACGGAGGTGGAGTgtagtgttttgtttgtgtttttttgttttactcggATCGATGTGGCTCAAACAGCAAACGTCGTATCGCTTTGTCTTTTTCCAATAGGAAGTGCACGAACGAGGAGAACAAATGTGTGCCATTGTTATGCCGCACGCAGCTTTGCGAGTAATTGTTTTGATTACACGAGCGTGTACCGCGGTTGTCTATCCGCCCGTTGCTTTAACGCGCCTGGCATATCGTTACGATGCCACGGCTAACTTTATGACGCCGCGCATATCCTTGACGTGCCATCCGCAGCAGTGCGATTGTCTCGACTTCATTTGGGACCGTGTGAATTGTAAATGCGGCTTTAGTCCTTGCTTTTGCTTCGCTCCTGAAACGAGCGCAACGGAAATACTGCAAGAGATTTCAAAATCATTGGAGACTTTCCACGGGGAAATCAATCAAATGAGCGCAATCGAAACGACGACGATGCATGCGAGTGCCGCCGTGAATGATCAAATCGATCCGGCGTCTGCGCGTTTTTGGTCAATTGGAGCGAAGCGGGGCTACGCAGCCTTTAGAATGATCATCGGGCCAAGAAGCGATTGTCGGacgtctctaaaagattatcctttgGGGTGTTTTGTTTCGCCATCTGCCCAGAAAACGGTTGGGGCCGACAATCGTAGTTGTTAAACCTTTTCAATATTTCCGATGGCAAATCCTCCTCTGTGTTTATTCGAGCTAATTTATTGTGACGTGAAACTAATCCGCAAAGTCGTGGAGATTATGGCTATGTGTGTGCGGTGTGTAGAGTCGTACAACACACACTAtaagtagcaacgtgacaagtgggcgccatctttgtggaataacccgccccccccccaaaaaaaaaacatggaacgaGCACTTCaatgcctctaaaatcctccataacaaatgcattcagggaaaaaaaacaattccgaACATACATGATCTATTTTACTTCCCACAAATAATGTTCCACTTGCGCATTTTGACATGTCGACTTACAGGattgatttaatttaataacTGATCTTTTGCTCCTCGTGTATTTTGAAGCGCTACGGTGTCATGTCGTGTCATGCTATCTATGCCGGCGACGTATACTGACAGGCAGAGCAATTCATGGCAAGATGTCGGAAAGAGCATCGATCGTGAGCGACAGTGAGGCGTGCAAACTTTTCGTTTGgtgctattatttttttttctcatgtgccttggctcagtaaaagtttggaaactgctgaaaaaaacaaacaaacaaaaaaaaagccttctgTGCAGTCATCAGGACTCTTTTCAAGGGCAGGTGATAACATTTGAATGTTTCGTATTCATTTAGCCAGCAAACAAAGTTGTCCGAGTTGGAAACGATCTTATCTTAACTAAACGATCTTCCTTCGTCACTCGACTCTGCTGTGCAATTAAAAGTGATTTGTAAATATTTAGTTTTGGTCGTGTCAAATATGAAGATGTCAGTGCGTTGCTTTGCTGTGACCCAAGAGACTGTCATCATTAAATGCTGGGACCAAACATCCACTCACATGATAaagagggcggggggggggggggggtaaaaagaGTTGCCTCACCAAATTGAGCACAGTCTCCACTATGTCCCTGTTGCTGACCTCTCGGGCTCCAATGAGTCCGCCGAGAACCGCAAATTTGGTTTGAATATCCCGGATGGGAACCGACGGGTCGATGAGGAGCAGCGCGGATCCGGCGCCGGACACGGCCGCCTTCTCGCCGGCCCCTGGCGCAGGCGCTCGCTCCGTGATGGGCACGCAGCCCGGCATGGTCCCCGCCGGTGTCCTCGCTCGTCTTCGGAGTGTCCGACGCTGCTTGTCGCGAGGCGAGCTCCGGGAGAGccgagagcgagcgagcgagagacagcgagagagagagagagagagagagcgcgcgCAAAACAACTAACCCGCACTACGACGTTCCATTCGGCGCAGCTCGGATGCGACTTGCTGGGGTCTCCGGAGCCGCTTACAGCGCCCCCCGCCGGCAGCTCCCTGGAAGTGTCCCCCGAATTTCGCCGAGTTCACTTCACTTGAATGGCGTGATTTGAGTTTTTGGGGGGCTTGGTGAGCTCCAGGCCAGGCGAGACCAATTTCGCTGTTTTGTGCGTTTTAAAGCAATTTCTTTCCCGCAATAATAAATGAACCTTCTTGTAAccctgttttttaaatttgttttatttttgatacagcAGCACCTCTACATTCAGGCACCTGCACAGATATTTTTGTGGGCAGGTGCTCGAGCCAATAAAAGCGCACCCATCGCAAAAAATTATTCATGCGATTAACAAAAAAACTTACAAAAGTTAAGTTAAAAAACTTTGAACTtaagtcatcatttttttttcacacaatcaacaaagtcaatttaaaaaaactattaaaaaaggTGAAGGGAGGCTACGGCGCATATAAAAAGTCAGCACACCCCTGTTTTTGGAAGGAGGGGGGCGCTGGTGGAGCGAGGCGGAAGCATATGTAATTCTCCCAAGGACTTCAATTAATGCCTGTCTTGAGTTCAAATTACTTAACAAATTGAATTAATTCAAATCAATTCAAATTGAAGACAGAgagggttttgttttgttttaaatattgttaaatgaaggggggggggggggaagggctgcagcaaaaaggcaCTTTCTTTCTCCAGGGCAAAAggacaggtgcttgagcaccacctaGTGGCTATGTGTACACATGCCTGAtagtatgatttttttattttgtattttttttcctcgagGAAACCATCTCGTGAGTATCCAAAATTGACCTTggacttacagtatatttttggacttaaaaaaacacataagcCGAGTGGAAATTGAGCTTTGTGAATACAGTTGTTGGTCAAATATTGCAtttcaaccaagtactgtatggttttacactttaaaaacaacactaaCGGTTTCAGTTTTGgggtgtttttatattttggagCGCTCAAATTGTGTGCTGATTCATtttaggaaggaaggaagcaaggaaggaaacaaggaagcaGTGTTTTGGCAACAAGaagcctttatttatttatcgcAATGGATGACTGTTTCCAGCACAAGCAGTACAAATGTCAACATTTAACTAATATAAAGTATGTTAGCATGGATGTTGGTTGTAATTTATGGATAAaagatatttctttttaaaattaaagcaGATGTCTATTCGGTAGGAGCGCGAGCATTTTCCATTGTGTCTTCCACAAATATGTTGTAATGTCTTTGTGGAACATGGTTCTGACTGTGTATGTCTACTGtcatttgttattgttattgctatttgttttattgttattttattcacaGGACGACATGGTTCATTCATATATCTGTTTACAATGAATGTATGAAATGAACAAATCCGATAGGACATGAAAcgtttatgtaaaaaaatgacttttcttgAAATGAAGAAACAATATTTTCTCCACTGGGCTTGTACTCTTTTTGGTTGGGTAAATATAATAACCTCTGGCTGCTCCCGCCCataatggccgacttcctgttgaaTTTCGGCcacgggtccttgagactttttcatgcgtccCGCCTAATATCGTGTAACATGTTGCTACCGTTCACACTTTGATCAGGTTACGATTAGACACCATCCGGAGATGTCTGACGGCTGTTTTTGTGTGGGTTGGTCATATTGCaagcaaaaccaaaacaaagcgAGGGTGCGGCTGGTCGCACTTCTATCACGTGACACAACAGCGGTGAACGCTACACGTGTCCAGATCAATAACGCCTGAGATTTCATGAGAAATATAAAAGTCTTCACTACTTTGCTTCTTCCATGCAAACAAAAATTccatacatttcaaaaatacatatatatcctTTCGGTGTCATCGATTTGTTCTGGGAGCCAGTTAGACTTACTTTTCTTTTGAAGGCAAATGACACCTTGAGGCCCAAAGCCAATAATGAGGTCTGAATTGgctcttttcttgttttcactccttttttttttttttttaaagacattaaGTGGTCGTTTAGGTTAATGAAACTTTGATTTGATGCTTATAAATTACGAATTgactttcaaaaatgttttgttttgttttgtttttttttactgtgaaaaTACACACGTTTTCCTCGAAAAATAGAACAATCGTAatattacaagtttaatttggaaaatatcgaacttttttttcccagaaatgACTTTCTCTTAATATGTcatctttcatttttctttaataTACAGcgttattctcataacattacgaAAATATACTACTTTATTTtccttaaaaatatatgtataaatgtaaaatttctCTCAAAcacatgactttattctcgtactATTGTGACTTCATTCGGAAAAATATACGACTCTCAcaaactttattcccataaaatgACTACTCTCCTGACTTCCTGTAAAAATACTACTTTATACATACTTTTATGTTGGAAATATAATTGTAATgtgcacccccaaaaaaaaaaaaaaaaaatcccccaaaatactCAACTCGAATCCTGATAGATATGTATTAATATGCAAATTTGGAATTGTTCATCTTGGCGGCAGTCACGCATACGGCGTTCACGATCGCCCCCAACAAATCACCAGTAGGTGTCCCTCTCTACTTCATCAGCCGAGCGATTGGAACAGGTTGAGAAACATGGTCATTGTGTGCAGTGGTTTGCACggttattttgaatgaatgaaaaagacaATTCTATTCCTGACAAACGTGTCTTTTATTGCCCTACGAGCAGGTATGATCAAGTCAAACCTGATGTCATTCGCAACCATACGaggtccaaaaaacaaacaaacaaatgacacaCACGAATTCCAATACTGAAGTAAAACcagtttacattgtttttttgttttttttaaggatgaATCATTATATAGGAAATTACCATACTATTAATCCCTTCACAAATATCCCAAATATATACACCTtgtttgcatgtacagtatattcacacatttatatacacgtacaataataataataataataataattatagctTTAAATCTTCAAATGATTCATATGTACATGCTTCCCAGAAGCGTAGAAGAGTTTGAATGTCCTCGACATTGTATATTACAAcagtaatgcattattatacaGACACAACGTTATACTATGGAGGTTTCTCTGATATCAAAGTCAATAAAGTTGGACAATTGTGGCAGGATGGTTCATTTCCCAATGAGTAAATACGCTCCTCATttgtaaattgtgcaaatacAGAGGAGCTCGGCATTATTCAACTGCGCCTTCGTTCTTAACGTTGCTCTTTGACTTCACCATGACGAAAAGGCTGAGAAGTTTCAGATTTTGGTCTCTGGACCGTCTGCGATGAGCGGCTGAAAAGAGTTGCGGATGCGAGCGGCTTCTGCGGCACAGATGTGGCCAAAGGCTTTGTTGTACCATTCCGGAGTCCTTCCCCTTCAAGACAAACAGCGCTTTAGGTCAAATTCTGGATGTGCCTCATGTCAACTCATCTGCGTTCAGATGATTGTTTCAGATATATTTGCTCTAATTAGGACTGTACTCCTGCGTCAGCGTAGGTTAGTGACGGACTACTGCGTGAAATTTGGGTTGCGTCTCCAAGCAAAGAAGCCCCGCGTTGGATTTCCAGTTTATCCACTAGATGGCACTACTTGTTGCCCCATTCGACCTTTTTCCAACACCTAATCCGTCACTTGGTAAACACGTCGCGATGAAGACAATACgggggggtcctcggtttacgatagTACCGCGAGATGATGTTTCGAGGGTCCGAACACATTGAACTAGCGACTTAAGAATATGTGAATACGCAGCACAAGAAAGCAGGCTCAGTAATTGCgatattgactatttttcactggattgttttatattcatgggcCCGAAAGGCTTTTGATACAAATCCAGTCTTTAGTGTGATTCCGACCTCACTACTGTGTTAACGTAGGCTATCGATCGATCGGATTGCCATGCAAATTTCCACCGTGGGAACGCAACTTTGTCGTTCGCCGAGGAATCCCTGTCGACGGTtgcatttgtacatttgtacatttgtacaaCTGCGCTGGCGACGCAAATTTGCAGAATTTGCTACCGACAGACTCCTATTCCCAAAATATTGACGGTACATATTTCAATAATGCTGGAACTTACTTCAAATCCACTCGGCAAACGTGAGTCAGCCTGGACTTTCCTGAGCCGCAGGGCTCGAGCAGGTAATTGGACTCCAGGGCAATCGCTCGTACCGCTCCGACGGGAGGACAGTCCTCGTGCTCGATTGAGACCGAAACTAGGGAACAGGCGCCTTTGGGCAAGTCTGTCCTCCAGgaccttgagaaaaaaaatgacttggtcAGAATTAAATGAGGACTAGAAGCATACAGCGGGCCATCAGGTTATGACAGGGTTTTGTTGCAACGGTGGCAACGTGACCCCAATTTGTATTTGCGCCATCTGGTGGACTCATTTGAAGGCCAGTACGTGAGTTCTTTGGTTCACGACAGAGAAGCCACCCAAATGCGTCGCAACGCACCAGTCTATCCAAGCCCGCTGCCAATGCACTGGTCAAAATCTGAATTATAGCAAAGAATTGTAtgaaaaacgaaaacaaaaacaaatgggggaaaaaaaagttagtacGCCGGACGGTCACGCGCTACATAATATAAATGAGCTCATTGCATAACATTCGTTTGTCACGACCGCCGTGAACACATCACGATGGTTAAGGATAGGATGCACTTTTGGTGCTAAATCTATCTCATAACCGTCGCTTTTTATGAAATACggcgcttaaaaaaaaaagaaaaaaccatATGATGATCGCGTGGCGTTTCAAACTCACCTGAGAACCACAAAGTCTCGACTGGGGTGAGGCGGCATCCGATTGAGCACGTACTGAAACACCTCCGTCTGCTTGTCCAGCGTCTCGCACACTTTCCACTGCAGCAAATCGACATCCCACAGGTGGCGCTCTCGCAGCACGCGGTTCAACACGACCGACGGCGGCGCTTCCACCTCGACGGACACCCTCCAGCGTCTCAGCGGGTTCCCGTCACCTACCTGGACGCAGGACAAACGCTTGCTATACGCAGTCGTCACACAACGAATCAGCTAACCCAAACACAAATGGGAACGCTTGCCTTTTTGTAGTACAGCTCCGTGTTATCGGAGCTGCTGCACGACACCCAGTATTTGGATTTTTCCCGGGCCTCCTTGAGCAGGTTTTCCAGCCTGCCATCCATGTGGTTCTCGTGTGTTCCGTTGTCATCCTCCAGCTGCTTGAAGAGCTCCTCAAACATCGGCGCGTGCAGGTCAGCCTCCACGTACGAATTGCGCGACTGCGTAACCATTTCGTGAGGGATCTGATGGACAAAAGACGTGCGGCTGTAATGCCGCCAGGGCTCGAAGACAAAAGCGGCGGGCGGCTGCCGTACCTCGAAGAGCCGGTTGCACTCCGTGATCATGTGAGCGAGACCCTGCGTCGCTGCTAAATTCTCATTCAGGTCCTTCTGGTCTGGCCTGCCACTCGCGTACTTCTTCTGCATGGCCCTGAGGGTAACGGGAACACAAAGCCTATTAGGCCGGGGTACCGGGGTCGACATCTAGATGCGGCGCGCACTATATAAACCCTCCCTCCGCTTGGCAGGACGTCTCTTTTGATCCTTTCGGGCAACAATTTCATTGCGGTAAATTAGAATTAGTGagctttgctttgtttgtacACAGCGCGATGTCATAAAagtgaggtttaaaaaaagagtgccTCATCCTCTTAAAAGAGTCATCTACTGCACCCCCGGGGGTTGAGAAAACTCTTTCACCTTTtttaagtgacttttttttatggaaaatgaataAGGAGTCAATAGGATGCacgccttttttttcttgtttttggtgTGCAGAACATTTTTTGtcgatgtctttatgtctccaaagcgtCCTCTGTCAAtcgattgtctgttgtcgtactagagcggagacaaataaagatgattctgattctgattctgaattatgggggcatctggttaggatttACCTTGGGGAAAGATTGTCTTTCTTGAGGATGTTGAGATGGAAAAGGGAGGGCGCCAGGCACACTGCAATGTTCATGGGCGTCATCTGGTTTTCCTTCACCGAGGACGTGACGTCGCTCAGGAAACAAAGCAACGTCTGCAGCACCTCGCGGTTTTCGTCTGACATCAACATGATGGCGGCCTGGACAGCCTGCAATCTTTGCTCCTTTGGTACATCTGCGtgtttaaaaacattgatttagaTTTGCCTGCAAatgttctcattcatccaggtcatgtcAATCTCAGGGCATCGAATGGaccgcaactggactgttccgTTTGTCTTGGAAGATGTTTCGCCTATCATCCGAGCAAGCTGCATCAGTTCGTGCAACAAGGACGCACGAGCCGCACTTGCAACGCCGTCCTTtcgtccattccaaagaaaGTCAATAATTCTGCTCCAACAAACAGCATGGCCCCCTTGACCGTTACGCGACTCCACTACCACTTTCCCGCGGAAGGTAAAATtaatgagggagtttccacATAACAACTCTTGTGGACTGCCAACATGGCCTCTCTGCCAGGCAGCCCAACGGCGTTCTACAATATGAGGTTTGGGGCGTGCCTCCAACTTGGAGCCTAACtagttgagttttccacacaaacactggcaaGCTTTATTGCATGAACTGACGCAGCCTGCAAAAACGTCTTCGAAGACAAacacaacagtccagttgcgatcgattcagtCCCCTGAGAATGTATTCTTATCGTCTTCGTGACCTAGTGGATGGTGTCCTTACATTGGTAGATATGGAGGAAGGTTTCCCCCAGCTTGCTCGTGAGCAGCGGCTCGGGTAGATCCCTGAAGAACTGCTTCACCATGTCTGCCACGTCGTAAGCGGACTGGTCCTCGTAGTTCACGTTGTCCGGGGAGCTTTCGTTCAACTGCCTCAGCGCTTGAATTCTGGACTTTACCCCTGATTTACGAAAGAGTCCCACCTAGCGGCGAAACAAACATGTTGGAATCAAACAAGGGCAGGCGACGGCACGACGTGAGAGCAAGGCGCGACTTTTATTGTCCACGTTGTTGTTTTACGTCTATCGTATCGTACAGGAGGAGCCTTTGTCATTGTCAGCGGAAACCATACACCCCATGATGCGCGTTAAGATCACTTCTGGACGCGTGCACTCCGGCTCACCTGGTCAAGACACTGGCTCCTCAGGTACCGCAGGGCCTGCTGCAGGCCGAGGGGCAGCGGTTGTCCAGAGCGCTGCACATGCACTATCAGAGGTACGCCGAACACATTCTTATCCTTGTAGTCCGGCACCTTCATTCGCTTCATGAACTTTGGGACTGCCCTAGTGGACACAAAAGCACAACTGACAAGTCAAATTCCACACATTTACCGATTGAGTCGGGTTGTAAAGTGTTTAAAAGATGCTGACCAGGTCCAGCCGTGCTTGTTTGACAAGGAATACTTTTCCATGATGGCAGTGAGACGCAGCAGAGAGAACCTCTGTAACAAACTCAGCTGGCCTGCCGACTGGTTGGTTATCTGCAGCGACGCCACCGAGTGGCTGAGACGATTGGATATCTGAAAACTGGGCCATCGTAACCTGGAGCAACAAAAGGCCGAGCAAAGTCAGTCAGTCATCTTGCGATAACAATTAGGTCAGTAAGTCTTACCGATTGGGTCTGGTAAGCGAAGCCCCTACTCCCGAGTCCCTCCTCTCCCCGAGCCTCGTCGCTTCGACGTCCGAAAGAGATACTCCGTCTCCGGCGCTCGGCGTAGTCTGGCTTTCCGTCACAgaatctgcctcaaagtctagCGTGATCTGACTCGTATCTTCCCTTGGCCCCCCTTCCCCGCCGGGCAGTACATTTTGGGACCAATGGTCTACTATCTGCTGCAGACCGCTGACATgcatcaaaatatcgtccaggTGCGGAAACAGGTCTTCTTTCTCCAGATCGATAAGGTCCCCGGTGCTGGCGTAGAGATGGGAGCCAGGAACATTGTCATAAACGCTGATGCGGCTTCCTCGAGAACAGCACCGTGTGACAGGCCTGGCTTCCTGCCGGCATGAAATGAGCGAAGAGTCCAGGTGCATGCTGCCCGTGTGCCAGTTTATTGAGGCTCCGTTGGTTGGCGATAGGCTTTCAATAGATAGTGCTTTGGGGAAGGTTCCTGGCTTGTGGTCATTGGGAATATGGACCACCAGGTCCTCGTAGGAGCAGAATTCATTTCTGCGATTTTGTTCCGCAACTTGGTTGCCAGAGAAGATGTCGACGTCTTCTAAATACATGCCGCTGCGCTTGTGGTCGGCCCGGTACGGCCTCCGCTCTGTAAGGCTGGGTGTGCTGCCGGCGCTTCCGCCGGAATGGCCGCTACCTTCGCTGCCGGACTGGGACGGAACTTTGGGGAACGGCGGCTCTGGAGCCCCGCCGT of the Phyllopteryx taeniolatus isolate TA_2022b chromosome 8, UOR_Ptae_1.2, whole genome shotgun sequence genome contains:
- the stard13b gene encoding stAR-related lipid transfer protein 13 isoform X5, which produces MMKISQVEAKEACDWLRAAGFPQYAQLFEDSQFPIDISPVKRDHDFLDKDLVEPLCRRLHTLNKCASLKLDVNVPKKKSEDSDEEDLFAISDKWTFEWSSRRWSRLQDIDCLLGKRGSEPSAGDNGPLRATTSSESVLTDLSEPELSSVHSESSGGSGPRGLSAEDSDCSNRTRSDSGAMPDSTLLTMSHVAKDISRYGSLPHKHGKTSRTRAKDFLKRMETLRSRGALARGRKTLVIGSPVLQREARAHEGLPCAEILNGDGGAPEPPFPKVPSQSGSEGSGHSGGSAGSTPSLTERRPYRADHKRSGMYLEDVDIFSGNQVAEQNRRNEFCSYEDLVVHIPNDHKPGTFPKALSIESLSPTNGASINWHTGSMHLDSSLISCRQEARPVTRCCSRGSRISVYDNVPGSHLYASTGDLIDLEKEDLFPHLDDILMHVSGLQQIVDHWSQNVLPGGEGGPREDTSQITLDFEADSVTESQTTPSAGDGVSLSDVEATRLGERRDSGVGASLTRPNRLRWPSFQISNRLSHSVASLQITNQSAGQLSLLQRFSLLRLTAIMEKYSLSNKHGWTWAVPKFMKRMKVPDYKDKNVFGVPLIVHVQRSGQPLPLGLQQALRYLRSQCLDQVGLFRKSGVKSRIQALRQLNESSPDNVNYEDQSAYDVADMVKQFFRDLPEPLLTSKLGETFLHIYQYVPKEQRLQAVQAAIMLMSDENREVLQTLLCFLSDVTSSVKENQMTPMNIAVCLAPSLFHLNILKKDNLSPRAMQKKYASGRPDQKDLNENLAATQGLAHMITECNRLFEIPHEMVTQSRNSYVEADLHAPMFEELFKQLEDDNGTHENHMDGRLENLLKEAREKSKYWVSCSSSDNTELYYKKVGDGNPLRRWRVSVEVEAPPSVVLNRVLRERHLWDVDLLQWKVCETLDKQTEVFQYVLNRMPPHPSRDFVVLRSWRTDLPKGACSLVSVSIEHEDCPPVGAVRAIALESNYLLEPCGSGKSRLTHVCRVDLKGRTPEWYNKAFGHICAAEAARIRNSFQPLIADGPETKI
- the stard13b gene encoding stAR-related lipid transfer protein 13 isoform X2, which encodes MFRELPESSGSECLGSMTPESRDIYLRMDHRRRRSGYRLGRIIARQQLLQRIAGEVEAKEACDWLRAAGFPQYAQLFEDSQFPIDISPVKRDHDFLDKDLVEPLCRRLHTLNKCASLKLDVNVPKKKSEDSDEEDLFAISDKWTFEWSSRRWSRLQDIDCLLGKRGSEPSAGDNGPLRATTSSESVLTDLSEPELSSVHSESSGGSGPRGLSAEDSDCSNRTRSDSGAMPDSTLLTMSHVAKDISRYGSLPHKHGKTSRTRAKDFLKRMETLRSRGALARGRKTLVIGSPVLQREARAHEGLPCAEILNGDGGAPEPPFPKVPSQSGSEGSGHSGGSAGSTPSLTERRPYRADHKRSGMYLEDVDIFSGNQVAEQNRRNEFCSYEDLVVHIPNDHKPGTFPKALSIESLSPTNGASINWHTGSMHLDSSLISCRQEARPVTRCCSRGSRISVYDNVPGSHLYASTGDLIDLEKEDLFPHLDDILMHVSGLQQIVDHWSQNVLPGGEGGPREDTSQITLDFEADSVTESQTTPSAGDGVSLSDVEATRLGERRDSGVGASLTRPNRLRWPSFQISNRLSHSVASLQITNQSAGQLSLLQRFSLLRLTAIMEKYSLSNKHGWTWAVPKFMKRMKVPDYKDKNVFGVPLIVHVQRSGQPLPLGLQQALRYLRSQCLDQVGLFRKSGVKSRIQALRQLNESSPDNVNYEDQSAYDVADMVKQFFRDLPEPLLTSKLGETFLHIYQYVPKEQRLQAVQAAIMLMSDENREVLQTLLCFLSDVTSSVKENQMTPMNIAVCLAPSLFHLNILKKDNLSPRAMQKKYASGRPDQKDLNENLAATQGLAHMITECNRLFEIPHEMVTQSRNSYVEADLHAPMFEELFKQLEDDNGTHENHMDGRLENLLKEAREKSKYWVSCSSSDNTELYYKKVGDGNPLRRWRVSVEVEAPPSVVLNRVLRERHLWDVDLLQWKVCETLDKQTEVFQYVLNRMPPHPSRDFVVLRSWRTDLPKGACSLVSVSIEHEDCPPVGAVRAIALESNYLLEPCGSGKSRLTHVCRVDLKGRTPEWYNKAFGHICAAEAARIRNSFQPLIADGPETKI
- the stard13b gene encoding stAR-related lipid transfer protein 13 isoform X4, with translation MTSKRTSATLKLRRSFSEQLRNSTSKAWDFIWRNVRERRLAEVEAKEACDWLRAAGFPQYAQLFEDSQFPIDISPVKRDHDFLDKDLVEPLCRRLHTLNKCASLKLDVNVPKKKSEDSDEEDLFAISDKWTFEWSSRRWSRLQDIDCLLGKRGSEPSAGDNGPLRATTSSESVLTDLSEPELSSVHSESSGGSGPRGLSAEDSDCSNRTRSDSGAMPDSTLLTMSHVAKDISRYGSLPHKHGKTSRTRAKDFLKRMETLRSRGALARGRKTLVIGSPVLQREARAHEGLPCAEILNGDGGAPEPPFPKVPSQSGSEGSGHSGGSAGSTPSLTERRPYRADHKRSGMYLEDVDIFSGNQVAEQNRRNEFCSYEDLVVHIPNDHKPGTFPKALSIESLSPTNGASINWHTGSMHLDSSLISCRQEARPVTRCCSRGSRISVYDNVPGSHLYASTGDLIDLEKEDLFPHLDDILMHVSGLQQIVDHWSQNVLPGGEGGPREDTSQITLDFEADSVTESQTTPSAGDGVSLSDVEATRLGERRDSGVGASLTRPNRLRWPSFQISNRLSHSVASLQITNQSAGQLSLLQRFSLLRLTAIMEKYSLSNKHGWTWAVPKFMKRMKVPDYKDKNVFGVPLIVHVQRSGQPLPLGLQQALRYLRSQCLDQVGLFRKSGVKSRIQALRQLNESSPDNVNYEDQSAYDVADMVKQFFRDLPEPLLTSKLGETFLHIYQYVPKEQRLQAVQAAIMLMSDENREVLQTLLCFLSDVTSSVKENQMTPMNIAVCLAPSLFHLNILKKDNLSPRAMQKKYASGRPDQKDLNENLAATQGLAHMITECNRLFEIPHEMVTQSRNSYVEADLHAPMFEELFKQLEDDNGTHENHMDGRLENLLKEAREKSKYWVSCSSSDNTELYYKKVGDGNPLRRWRVSVEVEAPPSVVLNRVLRERHLWDVDLLQWKVCETLDKQTEVFQYVLNRMPPHPSRDFVVLRSWRTDLPKGACSLVSVSIEHEDCPPVGAVRAIALESNYLLEPCGSGKSRLTHVCRVDLKGRTPEWYNKAFGHICAAEAARIRNSFQPLIADGPETKI